One window of Scheffersomyces stipitis CBS 6054 chromosome 1, whole genome shotgun sequence genomic DNA carries:
- the MAD1 gene encoding Spindle assembly checkpoint component MAD1 (Mitotic arrest deficient protein 1), producing the protein MSSSPFLDNPGFEYSREVSSDETERSYKQMISKLKYQLASARTEAELLEKQKYSMVSSYEEALLKKSEELSQLQTNFDYLFEEKKSLESKLDNQSQINLTSIRSLNETVDRLTKDNHSLTSKYNELESKHSRLVRKYDQVRSDFNFQLEANDQLDSQITNLKSTITSLHRTNDQLVEEMNQYSNKLSDDSSLNKMIENLHTKNATLQNINNQLQSRLDILLQNKTSNELLKSKNTSLQSKVQYLEGIEEKYYQLEIQKLEAERRFNDFFNIINECVKDSEEIDDDSTSGTKVKSFIETFKQLQYKYLVYKEKYDESQSVVKDLRAEIDAQVKYQEETLGPEMERLTAALKSQHEVQSKLERQKQLNVIEIEFLRKSLKELDELTAKKEKDSQDNKATNEYLTNLEKLVDDYKKEINSLQKQLQDLTKENVHNGNKRQKVTPNSNQGTFSQIASLEKENLHLSTQIKQLQGTLQNLQNKVEEEHTINLKKQQLQSLQYKGNLLAKDQIVKKQTLDALKKENEDLIAKYIRNETVDDLIPRSIFERQENDKMILQTKIDQLTNRNMRLRDVYAKKSKDILAIISKYFGYTISFLPNPLNPNDLSSRIKLVSRYSYKDSKDYLVIDIEAKSLKAYGDSEFKTLCEQLSSTWVKDKDQIPCLLSALNLKTYDSMIH; encoded by the exons ATGTCTTCCTCACCGTTTCTAGACAATCCTGGGTTTGAATACTCCAGAGAAGTCTCT TCCGATGAAACTGAACGAAGTTACAAGCAGATgatttccaaattgaaatatcaATTAGCATCTGCTCGCACGGAGGCCGAACTCTTGGAAAAACAGAAATATTCCATGGTATCCAGCTATGAGGAAGCTTTACTCAAAAAGAGCGAAGAGCTCAGCCAGCTCCAGACTAATTTTGATTACctttttgaagagaaaaaaCTGCTTGAATCCAAACTTGACaaccagagccagatcAACTTGACGTCGATAAGATCGTTGAATGAGACCGTGGATCGCCTCACCAAGGATAACCATAGCCTTACTAGCAAGTATAACGAACTCGAGTCAAAGCATAGTAGACTAGTACGCAAATACGATCAAGTACGCTCagacttcaacttccagCTAGAAGCCAACGACCAATTGGATTCTCAGATTACAAATCTCAAGTCAACCATAACATCCTTGCATCGTACCAATGACCAATTggtagaagaaatgaacCAGTATTCCAATAAACTAAGTGACGACTCTTCTTTGAATAAAATGATAGAGAACTTGCATACCAAGAATGCAACATTACAGAATATAAATAACCAGCTCCAACTGAGATTAGACATACTTCTTCAGAACAAAACATCGAACGAATTACTCAAACTGAAAAACACATCACTACAGAGTAAAGTGcaatatcttgaaggaatagaagagaaataCTACCAATTGGAAATACAAAAATTAGAGGCTGAAAGACGTTtcaatgatttcttcaacattatTAACGAGTGTGTGAAAGATAGCGAAGAAATCGATGACGACTCCACCAGTGGAACCAAAGTCAAGAGCTTCATTGAGACCTTCAAACAATTGCAGTACAAATATCTTGTCTACAAAGAAAAGTATGATGAATCGCAATCCGTAGTGAAAGACTTGAGAGCTGAAATTGATGCCCAAGTGAAGTACCAAGAAGAGACATTGGGACCTGAAATGGAAAGGTTGACAGCAGCCTTGAAGTCTCAGCATGAAGTTCAATCCAAGTTAGAAAGGCAGAAACAACTCAACGTTATTGAAATCGAATTCTTGAGAAAACTGCTAAAAGAATTAGATGAGCTTACagcaaaaaaagaaaaggacTCACAGGATAATAAAGCCACTAATGAATATTTGACTAATTTAGAGAAGTTGGTAGATGACTACAAGAAGGAGATCAACTCGTTACAAAAGCAACTCCAAGATTTAACGAAGGAAAATGTACACAACGGTAATAAGAGACAGAAAGTAACTCCAAATTCTAATCAAGGTACATTTTCTCAGATAGCTAGCTTGGAAAAAGAGAACCTTCATTTATCAACTCAGATCAAGCAATTACAGGGTACCTTACAAAATTTACAAAACAAGGTGGAAGAGGAACATAcgatcaacttgaagaaacaacaattaCAGCTGCTTCAGTATAAAGGCAATTTGTTGGCTAAAGACCAAATTGTGAAGAAACAGACCTTGGATGCtctcaagaaagaaaatgaagactTGATTGCCAAATACATCAGAAATGAGACTGTTGATGATTTGATTCCAAGATCCATATttgaaagacaagaaaaCGACAAAATGATTTTGCAAACAAAAATTGACCAATTGACAAATAGAAACATGAGACTCAGGGATGTCTACGCTAAAAAGAGCAAAGATATTCTAGCTATAATATCCAAGTACTTTGGGTATACgattctgtttcttccGAACCCGTTAAATCCTAATGATTTGTCTTCCAGGATAAAGTTAGTCTCTCGTTATTCTTATAAAGATTCCAAAGACTATCTTGTCATAGATATCGAAGCTAAAAGTTTGAAGGCTTATGGTGATCTGGAATTTAAGACACTTTGCGAGCAATTGCTGTCAACATGGGTAAAGGACAAGGACCAGATTCCTTGTCTCTTGAGTGCCTTGAACTTAAAAACATACGATTCGATGATTCATTAA
- the RSA2 gene encoding Ribosome assembly protein: MSKRSAPEDAIEQSSVSAVKTSKESVPKSNVVEENDIDMGEFEDPYGDEFESDGEIIEVDSAEDDDEELDPEAVAKKIESEEQREQQEEESTIYLPHRSKPLGPDEVLEADPTVYEMLHNVNLPWPCLTVDILPDNLGNERRTYPASLYLTTATQASRGNANELITMKLSSLAKTLVKDDEEDDEDDNEDEDEDVDPVMDSEIISLKHTTNRIRVSPHASQTGEYLTATMSESGEVLIFDVASQFKAFDTPGFVVPKGAKRPIHTIRTHGNVEGYGLDWSPLINTGALLSGDLTGRVHLTSRTTSNWVTDKTPFFASQSSIEDIQWSTSENTVFATAGTDGYVRIWDTRSKKHKPALSVVASNTDVNVISWCNKISYLLASGHDDGSWGVWDLRNFNANTTPTPVANYDFHKSAVTSISFNPLDESIIAVSSEDNTVTLWDLAVEADDEEISNQRKETKELDDIPPQLLFVHWQKDVKDVRWHKQIPGCLVSTGGDGLNVWKTISV; encoded by the coding sequence ATGTCTAAAAGATCTGCTCCTGAGGACGCTATCGAACAGCTGAGTGTATCTGCTGTCAAGACCTCCAAGGAATCCGTACCTAAATCCAATGTCGTAGAGGAAAATGACATCGACATGGGGGAGTTTGAAGATCCGTACGGAGACGAGTTTGAGAGTGATGGGGAAATTATTGAAGTCGAttctgctgaagatgacgatgagGAATTGGACCCAGAAGCTGTTGCCAAGAAGATCGAGCTGGAAGAACAGAGAGagcaacaagaagaagaatccacTATTTATCTTCCACATAGATCCAAACCATTGGGACCGGATGAAGTCTTAGAAGCCGATCCTACAGTATACGAGATGTTACATAATGTTAATTTGCCATGGCCCTGTTTAACTGTTGATATTTTACCGGATAACCTTGGTAacgaaagaagaacataTCCCGCTTCGCTTTATTTGACTACTGCTACCCAGGCTTCGCGGGGAAATGCCAATGAGTTGATCACTATGAAGTTGTCTTCCTTAGCGAAAACTTTGGTTAaggacgatgaagaagatgatgaagacgacaatgaagacgaagacgaagatgtGGACCCAGTTATGGACTCAGAAATTATTTCATTGAAGCACACCACTAATAGAATCAGAGTGTCTCCTCATGCTTCGCAAACTGGCGAGTACTTGACAGCCACCATGTCTGAAAGTGGCGAAGTTCTCATTTTCGACGTAGCATCGCAATTTAAAGCATTTGACACTCCTGGATTTGTAGTCCCCAAGGGTGCCAAAAGACCTATCCATACTATTAGAACTCATGGAAATGTAGAAGGCTATGGTTTGGATTGGTCCCCTTTAATCAACACTGGTGCCTTGTTATCTGGAGACTTGACTGGCAGAGTTCATTTGACTTCTAGAACTACATCCAACTGGGTTACAGACAAAACCCCTTTTTTTGCATCTCAATCCTCCATTGAAGACATCCAGTGGTCTACAAGTGAAAACACTGTTTTCGCAACTGCTGGAACTGATGGGTACGTCCGGATCTGGGATACGAGATCCAAGAAACACAAGCCTGCTCTTTCTGTGGTTGCTTCTAACACTGATGTTAACGTCATTTCTTGGTGCAACAAGATCAGCTACTTGTTGGCTTCTGGTCACGACGATGGATCCTGGGGCGTCTGGGATTTGAGAAACTTCAATGCCAATACAACTCCTACTCCTGTAGCTAACTACGACTTCCATAAGTCTGCCGTTACGTCCATCTCATTCAATCCATTGGACGAATCAATCATTGCCGTTTCGTCGGAAGACAACACTGTCACTCTTTGGGACTTGGCCGTTGAGGccgatgacgaagaaatctctaatcaaagaaaagaaaccaaGGAGTTGGATGATATTCCTCCACAATTGTTATTTGTGCATTGGCAAAAAGATGTAAAGGACGTCAGATGGCACAAACAAATCCCAGGATGCTTGGTCTCTACTGGTGGAGATGGTTTGAACGTATGGAAAACCATTTCTGTCTGA
- a CDS encoding predicted protein — MAPPIPVLFRSDIQSKYSKQLSDPEKYDCQLKSLTQHQCTFKVTPDRSRPPEIICLPFKRIFQSCLVPTVVKENGKKKTINRRVNIEITDKSTNSELMDENSEQANVVQDFLNAEKEFRKLMEMESEGNI; from the coding sequence ATGGCTCCTCCGATCCCAGTTCTATTCAGATCCGATATACAATCGAAGTACTCCAAACAGCTATCAGATCCAGAGAAATACGACTGTCAGCTCAAGTCGCTCACACAGCACCAATGTACATTCAAGGTAACTCCCGACAGATCACGTCCTCCTGAAATTATCTGTTTGCCGTTTAAACGAATCTTCCAGAGTTGTCTAGTACCAACTGTAGTTAAggaaaatggaaagaagaagacaataaACAGGAGAGTTAACATAGAAATCACCGACAAATCTACGAATAGCGAGTTGATGGATGAAAACTCGGAACAGGCGAATGTGGTACAGGATTTCCTCAATGCAGAGAAGGAGTTCCGTAAACTcatggaaatggaaagcGAAGGAAACATATGA
- a CDS encoding predicted protein codes for MTDNVDLKANLLSFLPRNPRYKYSYKTEAVISVLAKDQSDSILITGHKNGLIKFWRRLTSKENGLECIKQFTAHSNREIVQLLVNKDGSKMISVAKDDHTIKQFDLTTLDMISVMKLEFLPNTITTYCNTWFEQDNSESLLISEQGSKNVYVVNVEDDKVEQIKSPHRSCITAIKFNGRYTCFVSSDEKGIVEYWKLDGNMPKGLTFKYRSETNLFDIAKNKSKPICIALSSDRESFATISHPDKQIRIFDFKSGKIIMKVDESLKVYESRLNTLSKEKLFVNFKFADPQGSRNVVFDNNDKVLIYASVSGLKIVETRTGNVLSVLGEDDQDLMDLKYNQALVFNKVSVDTISSEMLSSSNSIIQAQLKRRPLLIATSENSERLFVFDNTTSELGERDVDVTSKSKTDRTRKIDLFSKVTLHTTLGDIKIKVFNKFAPKAVKNFITLCQRKYYDNIIFHRVIKGFMIQTGDPLGDGTGGESAWGSHFEDEFNPNLSHSKPFMVSMANAGPNTNGSQFFITTEKTPFLDNKHTIFGEVYVGFDVVRSIEEMETDSNDKPLEQVAILSTTLEK; via the exons atgacTGATAACGTGGATTTGAAGGccaatttgttgtcttttcttcctaGAAATCCACGATACAAATACTCGTACAAGACTGAGGCTGTAATATCCGTTCTAGCAAAAGACCAAAGCGACTCTATCCTAATTACTGGTCATAAGAATGGTCTCATAAAATTCTGGAGGAGGTTGACTTCGAAAG aaaatggTCTTGAATGTATCAAACAATTCACTGCCCATCTGAATAGAGAGATAGTGCAACTTCTAGTGAACAAGGATGGACTGAAAATGATAAGCGTAGCAAAAGATGATCATACTATTAAACAGTTTGATTTGACTACTTTGGATATGATTCTGGTGATGAAGCTCGAGTTTCTTCCCAATACTATCACAACATATTGCAATACATGGTTTGAACAAGATAATTCAGAGAGCTTATTGATCTCAGAACAAGGATCTAAGAATGTCTATGTAGTAAATGTTGAAGACGATAAAGTAGAGCAAATCAAGAGTCCCCACAGATCGTGTATAACTGCCATTAAGTTCAATGGCAGATATACGTGTTTCGTGTCTTCAGATGAGAAGGGAATAGTTGAATACTGGAAACTCGATGGTAATATGCCGAAGGGTCTTACATTTAAATACAGATCGGAGACTAACCTTTTTGACATTGCAAAGAACAAATCTAAACCAATTTGCATagctctttcttcagataGAGAGAGCTTTGCTACAATCTCACATCCAGATAAGCAGATACGTATATTTGACTTTAAATCAGGAAAGATAATTATGAAGGTTGATGAATCATTGAAGGTCTATGAGTCAAGGTTAAATACTCTTAGCAAAGAGAAATTGtttgtcaacttcaagtttgcAGACCCACAAGGGTCACGAAATGTTGTTTTCgacaacaacgacaaggTTCTTATTTATGCATCAGTACTGGGACTTAAAATCGTAGAAACTCGCACAGGCAATGTATTATCTGTGCTTGGAGAAGACGATCAAGATCTAATGGATTTAAAATATAACCAAGCTTTagtcttcaacaaagtcaGTGTTGATACCATCAGCTCGGAAATGTTGTCGTCTCTGAATTCTATTATTCAAGCGCAATTAAAAAGACGACCATTGTTGATTGCAACTAGTGAAAATTCCGAGAGACTTTTTGTATTTGACAATACTACTTCAGAACTTGGAGAAAGAGATGTTGATGTGACTTCCAAGTCGAAGACGgacagaaccagaaaaaTCGATTTATTTTCGAAGGTCACATTACATACTACTCTAGGCGATATTAAGATCAAAGTATTTAACAAGTTTGCGCCAAAAGCGGTAAAGAACTTTATAACTTTATGCCAAAGAAAATACTACGACAACATCATATTCCACAGAGTGATAAAGGGTTTTATGATCCAGACAGGTGATCCTCTAGGTGACGGAACAGGAGGTGAATCAGCATGGGGTTCTCATTTCGAAGACGAATTCAATCCAAATTTAAGTCATTCAAAGCCCTTCATGGTAAGTATGGCGAATGCTGGTCCAAATACAAATGGatctcaatttttcatcacCACAGAAAAGACGCCCTTTCTTGACAATAAGCATACGATATTCGGCGAAGTTTACGTTGGATTCGATGTTGTCAGAAGCATAGAGGAGATGGAAACGGATTCTAATGATAAGCCTTTGGAACAGGTTGCTATTCTTTCTACCACTCTTGAAAAGTAG
- the PRP1 gene encoding Pre-mRNA splicing factor prp1: protein MSRPAFLDQEPPPGYISGIGRGATGFTTSADTGSLQPGFTIENGEESDDNLAGEIGDEGAILASGKNRDKEDEEADQIYEEIERKLQRRKVLKEEAVSEAENQSYEIKSKFSDLKRSLSSISAEQWEALPEVGDITRRNKRTRLYEQQQQRTYAVPDSVIAGSIARASPTNFQSISESRDQLLSSQLDSLLPKHEIEFNAEEATEILKNDQHVQIADIRKGRQILASLRRTQPNSSNSWIASARLEEQATNYTMAKKLIIEGCKHAPKSEDIWLESIRIHKLTSEGAKMCKVIVAESLKYNPGSEKLWIQAENLENSIDVVSRKRILMRAIEAIPSSASLWKRLVDLETNQDDVSKILTKAIELCPTEWDFWLTLINSSEYKDAKTLLNRARKALNGNYQVWITAAKLEERENSTIDSSKISKLMDKAFKETEKSTTTISRTTWLEEAIKAEEEGFRNTCRAIVNSLLSSEINQDNPEENLVTWFQDAETLASKESVEAANYIHQFIVETNPHSINSWKELFSFLKNSSNRNLDTLFNYYKRSIELNPKVEVLHLMYAKDLWQLAGNIVEARKVLNAASHGLENNEEVWFARIKLEIKSGNFEQALSISSKMIKAIPTSSDRVWYKHIHLVRCMNNREQNPNYEGQILALLESGLDSFPESPRLHLQKIQVLLRDLRKPDIARESARAAVEKLPSIVELWILLSHIDEQHLNILIKARSVLDTAILKNPTSDKLWTAKIQLERRNKDFVAARQLVNKGLKAFPKSSRIWIEYLSLIPKMSHRKTAFLDALKSTENSPEILLGIGVFFWLDSKHSKAKSWFERALSNDRNSGECWGWLFNFMKSYGKQQEKENLINSFESHYEEINKGDIWNSTNKDITNFEKTPKEILELVSKVLISKYST, encoded by the coding sequence ATGCTGAGACCGGCATTTCTAGACCAAGAACCTCCACCTGGATATATATCTGGAATTGGACGAGGTGCCACGGGATTTACAACTTCTGCTGATACTGGCTCTTTACAACCTGGCTTTACTATagaaaatggagaagaatcCGATGACAATTTAGCTGGAGAAATTGGTGATGAGGGAGCTATCCTTGCGAGCGGAAAAAACCGCGAtaaagaagacgaagaagcaGATCAAATTTATGAGGAAATTGAGAGGAaattgcaaagaagaaaagtgttaaaagaagaagcagtttcagaagcagaaaatCAAAGTTATGAAATCAAGAGCAAGTTTTCGGATTTGAAGAGATCGCTTTCGAGCATTTCAGCCGAACAGTGGGAAGCTTTaccagaagttggagataTTACAAGACGTAACAAGAGAACGAGACTTTATgagcagcaacagcagagAACGTATGCTGTTCCAGATAGTGTTATAGCTGGAAGTATAGCGAGAGCATCACCTACCAACTTCCAGTCAATTTCCGAGTCTCGAGACCAATTACTTCTGAGCCAACTTGACTCCTTATTACCTAAACATGAGATAGAGTTTAatgcagaagaagcaaccgagatattgaagaatgacCAGCATGTACAAATTGCAGATATCAGGAAGGGCAGGCAAATTCTTGCTTCCTTGAGAAGAACACAGCCAAATCTGTCAAACTCGTGGATTGCATCTgcaagacttgaagaacaggCAACCAACTACACTATGGCCAAAAAGCTCATTATAGAAGGGTGCAAGCACGCTCCAAAAAGTGAGGATATCTGGCTTGAAAGTATACGTATACACAAACTAACTTCTGAGGGAGCGAAAATGTGTAAGGTTATCGTAGCCGAATCTTTGAAGTACAACCCTGGTTCGGAAAAACTTTGGATCCAAGCAGAAAACTTGGAGAATTCTATAGATGTGGTCTCCAGAAAACGGATTTTGATGAGAGCTATAGAGGCTATACCATCCAGTGCCAGTCTTTGGAAGAGACTAGTGGATTTGGAGACTAACCAAGATGACGTAAGCAAGATTTTGACCAAGGCAATAGAGTTGTGTCCTACTGAATGGGACTTCTGGTTAACTTTAATCAATTCGTCCGAATACAAAGACGCAAAAACACTTCTTAACAGAGCCAGAAAGGCATTGAATGGAAACTACCAGGTATGGATTACCGCAGCTAAATTGGAAGAGAGagaaaattcaacaattgatTCATCAAAGATATCAAAATTGATGGATAAGGCATTTAAGGAAACCGAGAAGAGTACGACTACAATTCTGCGAACTACTTGGTTAGAAGAAGCCATcaaagcagaagaagaaggattCAGAAATACTTGTAGAGCCATTGTTAACAGtctactttcttctgaaataAACCAAGAtaatccagaagaaaaccTTGTAACTTGGTTCCAGGATGCTGAAACTCTAGCACTGAAAGAGAGTGTGGAAGCTGCGAACTATATCCACCAATTCATTGTTGAGACCAATCCACATAGCATTAACAGTTGGAAGGAGTTGTTCTCATTTTTAAAGAACTCATCAAACAGGAATTTGGATACTTTATTTAACTACTACAAGAGATCTATAGAGTTAAATCCGAAGGTCGAGGTTTTGCATCTCATGTATGCAAAGGATTTGTGGCAATTGGCTGGCAATATTGTCGAAGCGAGAAAGGTTTTGAATGCTGCTAGTCATGGACTTGaaaataatgaagaagtgtGGTTCGCAAGAATCAAATTAGAAATCAAATCCGGTAACTTTGAACAGGCTctatccatttcttctaaAATGATCAAAGCTATTcctacttcttctgatcGCGTTTGGTATAAACACATTCACTTGGTGCGATGTATGAACAATAGAGAACAAAATCCTAACTACGAGGGACAGATATTGGCGTTACTAGAAAGTGGGTTGGATTCTTTTCCAGAATCTCCTAGACTTCATTTGCAGAAAatacaagttcttcttaGAGACTTGAGAAAACCTGACATCGCTAGAGAATCTGCCCGTGCTGCAGTTGAAAAACTCCCCAGCATAGTTGAACTTtggatcttgttgtctCATATTGACGAACAAcatttgaatattttgatCAAAGCCAGATCTGTATTGGATACTGCTATCCTCAAAAATCCAACAAGTGACAAATTATGGACAGCAAAAATACAActagaaagaagaaataagGACTTTGTGGCTGCTAGACAACTTGTTAACAAGGGATTGAAAGCTTTTCCTAAGTCTTCCAGAATCTGGATCGAGTACTTATCTTTGATTCCCAAAATGTCACACAGAAAAACTGCGTTCTTGGATGCTTTGAAAAGTACCGAAAATTCTCCAGAAATCCTTTTAGGTATTGGTGTATTCTTCTGGCTTGACAGTAAACATTCCAAGGCTAAATCGTGGTTCGAAAGAGCGTTGTCAAATGATCGCAATAGTGGGGAATGCTGGGGCTggctcttcaacttcatgaaATCATATGGAAAgcaacaagagaaagaaaattTGATAAACTCATTCGAGAGTCACtacgaagaaatcaataaaGGAGATATTTGGAATTCTACGAACAAAGATATAACCAACTTTGAGAAAACTCCAAAGGAAATCCTTGAACTTGTGTCCAAGGTTCTTATATCTAAATATAGTACATAA
- a CDS encoding predicted protein, whose product MNVDTLKALNSRLSTLELALGKGSIESKSVSIEKLVGLQKQVDLIYKTNTEYEVLSQFTKDLNLWRHDSSIKDSEETKESNEIAQDIKEELLLLKYPVIREAYSNLLELSNMDIPKLVNFIGSAQDRTHNYSKDVEKIQAREANLKELTGIFHQLTLKNMIVLERFVDFVIRQNDFWLDCDNSLKYIKRKVNKEVARKEAESKY is encoded by the coding sequence ATGAACGTAGATACATTGAAAGCTTTGAATCTGCGATTGTCGACTCTAGAGTTGGCCTTGGGCAAAGGTTCGATTGAACTGAAGTCTGTTTCAATTGAGAAATTGGTTGGTTTGCAGAAACAGGTAGATTTGATTTACAAAACTAATACTGAATATGAAGTGCTTAGTCAGTTCACGAAGGACCTAAACTTGTGGAGACATGATTCTTCTATTAAAGATAGCGAAGAGACAAAAGAGTCAAATGAAATTGCTCAAGATATCAAGGAAGAATTACTCTTACTAAAATATCCAGTGATAAGAGAAGCATATTCTAACTTATTAGAATTGTCGAATATGGACATTCCCAAGTTGGTAAACTTCATAGGGTCTGCGCAAGATAGAACTCACAATTATAGTAAGGACGTAGAAAAAATTCAGGCTCGAGAAGCtaacttgaaggaattgactGGTATATTCCATCAGTTGACTCTCAAGAATATGATAGTACTAGAACGATTTGTGGATTTCGTGATACGACAGAACGACTTTTGGTTAGACTGCGACAATTCATTGAAATATATTAAGAGAAAGGTGAACAAAGAGGTAGCACgcaaagaagcagaaagCAAATATTAA
- a CDS encoding predicted protein, with protein sequence MSLADGEYDIDLSALIETPSVSGNPDENVAVRYGFIPDSMDHTKPLTLYQNEQECLLRASSTDGSDIVFEGIPQRHKPSTSNVANDSFYFSYVPKKGDSSSVQLKRLSTSIRFNKSRNVAKLQQKMAQWDKEYSRRSTTASTNATSTTSSSTTSSTSITSSYSGITATSSKPLKSSRPSPNIGAKTSPSKSTASSRMSTPPYRPKSSASKRPPTANNTPVIEAPDSIITESDFEDLDNDFDLSSKSTDFPIIVLNDDATPVEPAAKDIKPKSKPEETKPRPAVREKRKPTAQKTTSAPKPAIVEKADESMDLMDDFKDLEDQLQEVLEEEEEETSAPPPAFKDQRAKPLSKSISIGSLNDSDESDADDYQFPGIRIEEEVAVEKHTKFNDFKPDSSSNQKPMSLRDLIGGKKTSPDDDLSSSEEE encoded by the coding sequence TGTCGCTAGCAGATGGCGAGTACGACATCGACCTCCTGGCCCTCATCGAAACTCCGTCCGTGTCGGGTAATCCGGACGAAAATGTAGCTGTTCGTTACGGCTTTATTCCTGATTCGATGGACCATACAAAGCCTCTTACCCTCTACCAAAACGAACAGGAATGTCTTTTACGTGCCAGTTCCACTGACGGCTCGGATATCGTATTTGAAGGCATACCTCAACGGCACAAGCCGTCCACTTCAAACGTCGCAAATGACTCGTTCTACTTTCTGTACGTCCCGAAGAAGGGcgattcttcatctgtCCAGCTTAAGCGATTGAGCACGTCGATACGATTCAACAAGTCACGAAATGTTGCAAAACTTCAGCAGAAAATGGCCCAATGGGATAAAGAGTATTCTCGAAGGCTGACTACTGCAAGTACAAATGCTACTTCcacaacttcttcatctaccacaagttcaacttctatAACATCCTCATATTCTGGTATCACTGCTACATCTTCCAAACCTCTCAAAAGTAGCAGGCCCAGTCCGAATATTGGAGCTAAAACGTCTCCTTCCAAATCCACAGCTTCTTCACGAATGCTGACTCCTCCTTATCGTCCCAAGCTGCTGGCATCCAAAAGACCTCCTACAGCCAACAATACGCCAGTGATAGAGGCGCCGGACTCCATTATCACCGAGTCGGACTTTGAGGACTTAGACAACGACTTTGATTTGCTGTCCAAGTCGACTGACTTTCCCATCATTGTACTAAATGACGATGCTACCCCTGTTGAACCAGCAGCAAAAGATATAAAGCCTAAAAGTAAACCAGAAGAGACTAAGCCCAGACCAGCTGTACGGGAAAAAAGGAAACCCACAGCACAGAAAACTACTTCGGCACCTAAACCAGCTATTGTGGAAAAGGCAGACGAGTCAATGGATTTGATGGACGActtcaaagacttggaagaccAGCTACAAGAAgtattggaagaagaggaagaagaaacaagcGCACCCCCACCAGCATTCAAAGACCAGAGAGCCAAGCCTCTTTCGAAATCTATATCTATTGGAAGTTTGAACGATTCTGACGAAAGTGATGCTGATGACTACCAGTTCCCAGGTATcagaatagaagaagaagtagctGTGGAAAAACACACAAAGTTCAATGACTTCAAACCTGATTCTCTGTCTAATCAGAAACCAATGAGTCTCCGAGACTTGATTGGTGGAAAGAAAACATCACCGGATGATGATTTAAGCAGCagcgaagaagaataa
- the MMS2 gene encoding Ubiquitin-conjugating enzyme variant MMS2 (UEV MMS2) gives MSKIPRNFKLLEELEKGEKGLGAESISYGLDNQDDITMTYWNGTILGPPHSSLENRIFSLKIVCDETYPDKPPKVTFVTSINLPCVDSKGNVIVPKFDTLKNWKRTYSIETVLLELRKTMASPENKKLTQPEEGTLF, from the exons ATGTCGAAAAT TCCTCGAAACTTCAAGCTCTTGGAAGAGTTAGAAAAGGGCGAAAAGGGCCTTGGTGCCGAGTCCATCTCTTACGGCTTAGACAATCAGGATGATATCACCATGACCTACTGGAATGGAACCATCTTGGGACCTCCACACTCTTCGCTTGAAAACAGGATCTTTTCGTTGAAAATCGTCTGTGATGAGACTTACCCAGATAAGCCTCCTAAGGTGACGTTTGTTACTCTGATCAACTTGCCCTGTGTTGACTCCAAGGGAAACGTCATAGTGCCAAAGTTTGACACTTTGAAAAACTGGAAGAGAACCTATTCCATTGAGACTGttcttttggaattgaGAAAGACCATGGCATCTCCTGAGAACAAAAAATTGACCCAGCCAGAAGAGGGAACCTTGTTCTAG